From one Amycolatopsis sp. FDAARGOS 1241 genomic stretch:
- a CDS encoding SDR family oxidoreductase codes for MTQASGRLTGRRVVVLGGTSGIGLATAVAAAEEGAQVTVASSRQSSVDTALPRLPSGATGQALDLTDAAAVRAFFAGHGEFDHLAFTAGEPLSLTPIDTLDLDVARGFFTLRYFGALAAVQAAVPHLRPGGSITLTSGTAGTRGGPGWAIAASLCAAMEGLTRSLAVELAPLRVNAVAPGVVRSPLWQNMSVEDREVMYASGSALPAGRAGEPSDVAHAFVYFMTQPWATGTVHLLDGGTVLV; via the coding sequence ATGACTCAGGCAAGTGGCCGCCTCACCGGCCGGCGTGTTGTCGTTCTCGGCGGTACCTCGGGCATCGGCCTCGCGACGGCGGTGGCCGCGGCCGAGGAAGGCGCGCAGGTCACCGTTGCGTCGAGCCGGCAGTCCAGTGTGGACACCGCGCTGCCCCGGCTGCCGTCCGGGGCCACGGGTCAGGCCCTCGACCTGACCGACGCCGCCGCGGTCCGCGCGTTCTTCGCCGGCCACGGCGAGTTCGACCACCTGGCCTTCACGGCGGGGGAGCCCCTGTCGCTGACACCGATCGACACCCTCGACCTCGACGTCGCCCGCGGGTTCTTCACCCTGCGCTACTTCGGCGCGCTCGCCGCCGTGCAGGCCGCGGTACCGCACCTGAGGCCAGGCGGCTCGATCACCTTGACCAGCGGCACGGCCGGCACGCGCGGCGGCCCGGGCTGGGCCATCGCGGCGAGCCTGTGCGCGGCGATGGAAGGGCTCACGCGCTCCCTGGCGGTGGAACTCGCGCCGCTGCGCGTGAACGCCGTCGCGCCGGGTGTCGTGCGATCGCCGTTGTGGCAGAACATGTCCGTTGAAGATCGCGAAGTCATGTACGCCTCCGGCTCGGCCTTGCCGGCCGGCCGCGCGGGCGAGCCGTCCGACGTCGCGCACGCCTTCGTCTACTTCATGACCCAGCCCTGGGCGACGGGCACCGTCCACCTCCTCGACGGCGGCACGGTCCTCGTCTGA
- a CDS encoding helix-turn-helix domain-containing protein, which produces MSGNDLGEFLRAQRARLGPESAGVTSHRPRRVSGLRREEVAVLAGVSADYYARLEQGRERNPSGPVLDAIGRALHLDADGLWHAYRLAGLTPRLPEHRRDDVSPELLRLMDTFPTAVAYVTNHRLDLLATNALADALLSPVGKPANMVRTLFHDPAARELFGEWPQIAASAVDALRLASGYDREEVGELVDELLESSEEFATLWGNHGVKGLSGPRKTFRHPAVGRIVLDHQTFDVRDASGQYLVVGLAEAGSPSADALALLGSLHAVADGPRGTRVRHT; this is translated from the coding sequence GTGAGTGGCAACGATCTCGGAGAGTTCCTGCGTGCACAGCGCGCCCGGCTGGGCCCGGAGTCGGCGGGGGTGACCAGCCACCGCCCGAGGCGGGTGAGCGGGCTGCGGCGCGAGGAGGTCGCGGTGCTGGCGGGCGTCAGCGCCGACTACTACGCGCGCCTGGAGCAGGGCCGTGAGCGCAACCCGTCGGGCCCGGTGCTCGACGCGATCGGCCGCGCGCTGCACCTCGACGCCGACGGTCTCTGGCACGCCTACCGCCTGGCCGGCCTCACGCCCCGGCTGCCGGAGCACCGGCGCGACGACGTGTCCCCCGAGCTGCTGCGGCTCATGGACACCTTCCCCACCGCCGTGGCGTACGTCACTAACCACCGGCTCGATCTGCTCGCCACCAACGCCCTGGCCGACGCACTGCTTTCCCCCGTCGGCAAACCCGCGAACATGGTGCGCACGCTGTTCCACGACCCGGCCGCGCGCGAGCTGTTCGGCGAATGGCCGCAGATCGCGGCCAGCGCAGTCGACGCGCTACGTCTGGCCAGCGGCTACGACCGCGAGGAGGTCGGCGAGCTCGTCGACGAGCTGCTGGAGTCGAGCGAAGAATTCGCGACGTTGTGGGGCAATCACGGCGTGAAGGGACTTTCGGGCCCGCGCAAGACGTTCCGGCACCCGGCTGTCGGACGGATCGTGCTCGACCACCAAACGTTCGACGTGCGCGACGCCTCCGGCCAGTATCTGGTCGTCGGCCTCGCGGAGGCGGGCAGTCCGAGCGCCGACGCGCTGGCGCTGCTCGGGTCGCTGCACGCCGTGGCCGACGGCCCGCGCGGAACCAGGGTGCGCCACACCTAG
- a CDS encoding SRPBCC family protein translates to MTETRTTTGTAKVTLPADDQILITREFAAPRHLVYRAWTTPDLVKRFWAGKRGTMKTVEIDLRVGGRWRYAMEANGGFEVSFHGEYREIVPNERLVHTEVYEQSGAPDEDAVLVTTTFAGTGDRTTLTLLTETGSRQVRDAIIESGMEGGMQEQLDALEELAVSLA, encoded by the coding sequence ATGACCGAGACACGCACGACAACGGGCACGGCGAAGGTGACGCTGCCGGCCGATGACCAGATCCTGATCACGCGCGAGTTCGCCGCGCCCCGGCACCTGGTCTACCGCGCGTGGACCACGCCGGACCTGGTGAAGCGCTTCTGGGCAGGCAAACGCGGCACGATGAAGACCGTCGAGATCGACTTGCGCGTCGGCGGCCGGTGGCGCTACGCGATGGAGGCCAACGGGGGGTTCGAGGTCTCCTTCCACGGCGAGTACCGCGAGATCGTGCCGAACGAGCGGCTCGTGCACACCGAGGTCTACGAGCAGTCCGGCGCGCCGGACGAGGACGCCGTCCTGGTCACGACCACGTTCGCCGGGACCGGCGACCGCACCACACTCACGCTGCTCACGGAAACCGGCAGCAGGCAAGTACGCGACGCGATCATCGAGTCCGGGATGGAGGGTGGCATGCAGGAGCAGCTGGACGCGCTCGAGGAGCTGGCCGTCTCGCTCGCGTGA
- a CDS encoding helix-turn-helix transcriptional regulator, producing the protein MARAATTTDVFNAVAEPRRREILDVLAGGEHPVNDLVRLLGLGQPQVSKHLRVLREVGAVDVRDEGRQRLYRLNGRALKPIHDWVRRFERAWEERFELLDSVLEELDRTEGETDDRDTHDNGHGEGDAAGR; encoded by the coding sequence ATGGCACGAGCAGCGACGACGACCGACGTGTTCAACGCCGTGGCGGAGCCCCGGCGGCGGGAAATCCTGGACGTGCTCGCCGGCGGCGAGCACCCCGTGAACGACCTCGTCCGGCTGCTCGGGCTGGGGCAGCCGCAGGTGTCGAAGCACCTGCGCGTGCTGCGCGAAGTGGGTGCGGTCGACGTCCGCGACGAAGGACGCCAGCGGCTCTACCGGCTCAACGGCCGCGCCCTGAAGCCGATCCACGACTGGGTGCGCCGGTTCGAGCGCGCTTGGGAGGAGCGGTTCGAGCTGCTGGATTCCGTGCTGGAGGAACTCGACCGAACCGAGGGTGAGACAGATGACCGAGACACGCACGACAACGGGCACGGCGAAGGTGACGCTGCCGGCCGATGA
- a CDS encoding helix-turn-helix domain-containing protein, which produces MDGELPDVDDVLETVGLRLRALRQQRNATLAQLSETTGISVSTLSRLESGQRKPTLELLLTLARAHQVPLDELVGTAPTGDPRLRTRSFVRHGITFIPLTRRPGGLRAYKQIFPPRWPDSDPEPRVHEGYEWAYVLSGQLRLILGEHDVILKPGEVVEFDTHVPHWFGNPGDVPCEVLALFGPQGERFHVRARPAAS; this is translated from the coding sequence ATGGACGGTGAACTCCCGGACGTCGACGACGTCCTCGAAACGGTCGGCCTGCGGCTGCGAGCGCTGCGCCAGCAGCGCAACGCGACACTCGCGCAGCTCTCGGAGACCACCGGCATCTCGGTGAGCACGCTCTCGCGGCTCGAATCGGGTCAGCGCAAGCCCACGCTGGAGCTGCTGCTCACCCTCGCGCGCGCCCACCAGGTGCCGCTGGACGAGCTGGTCGGCACCGCGCCGACCGGCGATCCGCGGTTGCGGACGCGCTCGTTCGTGCGCCACGGCATCACGTTCATCCCGCTGACGCGCCGGCCCGGCGGGCTGCGCGCGTACAAGCAGATCTTCCCGCCGCGCTGGCCCGACAGCGACCCCGAACCCCGGGTGCACGAGGGCTACGAGTGGGCGTACGTCCTTTCCGGACAGTTGCGGCTGATCCTCGGCGAGCACGACGTGATCCTCAAGCCGGGTGAGGTCGTGGAGTTCGACACGCACGTGCCGCACTGGTTCGGCAACCCCGGCGACGTGCCGTGTGAGGTCCTCGCCCTGTTCGGGCCGCAGGGTGAACGGTTCCACGTGCGGGCTCGTCCGGCAGCCTCTTGA
- a CDS encoding NAD(P)/FAD-dependent oxidoreductase, whose product MNENYDVVVVGGGAAGLSGAVALARSRRSVLVVDAGEPRNAPAGHVHNYLARESTPPAELLAIGREEVLGYGGEVVRGEVTSAAALDGGGFAVGLGDGRTTQARRLLVATGLVDELPEVAGVAERWGRDVLHCPYCHGWEARDRAIGVLATNPMAVHQALVWRQLTDDVVVFSHTAAEFDAEQLDQLAARGIRVVAGEVAALRVEGDQLTGVELASGEVVAREFVVVAPRFTARAGVLEQLGLEPVETVVGGQVIGSTVPADPTGATEVPGVWVAGNVADLKAQVVISAAAGLTAGSMINADLVAEDVRRAQSRFSHEVEREVAALVGGPDRHGV is encoded by the coding sequence GTGAACGAGAACTACGACGTCGTGGTGGTCGGCGGTGGGGCCGCGGGCTTGAGCGGCGCGGTGGCGCTGGCGCGCTCCCGGCGCTCGGTTCTGGTGGTCGACGCCGGCGAGCCGCGCAATGCCCCGGCCGGCCACGTGCACAACTACCTGGCAAGAGAAAGCACGCCACCCGCCGAACTGCTGGCGATCGGCCGCGAGGAGGTGCTCGGCTACGGGGGCGAGGTCGTGCGCGGTGAAGTCACCTCGGCCGCCGCGCTCGACGGCGGCGGGTTCGCGGTGGGGCTGGGCGACGGCCGGACCACGCAGGCGCGCCGCCTGCTGGTGGCGACCGGCCTCGTCGACGAGCTGCCCGAAGTGGCCGGTGTTGCCGAAAGGTGGGGTCGCGACGTGCTGCACTGCCCGTACTGCCACGGCTGGGAGGCGCGCGATCGGGCGATCGGCGTGCTCGCCACGAACCCGATGGCCGTGCACCAGGCGCTCGTGTGGCGGCAGCTGACCGACGACGTGGTCGTGTTCTCCCACACCGCGGCGGAGTTCGACGCCGAGCAGCTCGACCAGCTGGCGGCGCGCGGGATCCGCGTCGTGGCGGGCGAAGTAGCGGCACTGCGCGTGGAGGGCGACCAGCTGACGGGGGTCGAGCTGGCGTCCGGCGAAGTGGTGGCGCGCGAATTCGTCGTGGTCGCGCCGCGCTTCACCGCGCGGGCCGGCGTGCTCGAGCAGCTGGGGCTCGAGCCGGTGGAGACGGTGGTCGGCGGGCAGGTCATCGGCAGCACGGTGCCGGCCGACCCCACGGGCGCGACCGAAGTGCCCGGCGTGTGGGTGGCCGGGAACGTGGCGGACCTGAAAGCGCAGGTCGTGATCTCCGCGGCCGCCGGGCTCACGGCCGGCTCGATGATCAACGCCGATCTGGTGGCCGAAGACGTGCGGCGAGCGCAGTCGCGGTTCTCGCACGAGGTGGAACGCGAAGTCGCCGCGCTCGTCGGCGGCCCGGACCGGCACGGGGTGTGA
- a CDS encoding cyclopropane-fatty-acyl-phospholipid synthase family protein, which translates to MEHKEVPFDETSWDEWYRSAPVIWSGKPNAQLVTEAGGLTPGTALDAGCGEGGDAVWLAQNGWRVVAADFSATALERGAVQAEELGVADRVRWRAVDLAEWVPEEKYDLVTSHFLHLASVQREVIFGRLAEAVAPGGTLLIVGHHPSDVEGGHRLDVPDLFFLAEDVAGTLDGMWESVKTEARERKAVIEGEEVVIRDTVLVARRR; encoded by the coding sequence GTGGAGCACAAGGAAGTTCCCTTCGACGAAACGTCGTGGGACGAGTGGTACCGGTCGGCGCCGGTCATCTGGAGTGGGAAGCCCAATGCGCAGCTCGTGACCGAGGCCGGTGGTCTCACGCCGGGGACTGCGCTTGACGCCGGCTGTGGAGAAGGTGGCGATGCGGTGTGGCTCGCGCAGAACGGGTGGCGGGTTGTGGCGGCGGACTTTTCCGCGACCGCCCTGGAGCGAGGGGCGGTGCAGGCCGAGGAGCTCGGGGTGGCGGACCGGGTTCGGTGGCGTGCGGTGGATTTGGCGGAGTGGGTGCCTGAGGAGAAGTACGACTTGGTGACGTCGCACTTCCTGCATTTGGCGTCGGTGCAACGGGAGGTGATCTTCGGGCGCCTGGCTGAGGCGGTGGCGCCGGGTGGGACGTTGCTGATCGTGGGCCATCATCCGTCCGATGTGGAAGGTGGGCATCGGCTGGATGTGCCTGACCTGTTTTTCCTCGCGGAGGATGTGGCGGGGACGTTGGACGGGATGTGGGAGTCGGTGAAGACGGAAGCCCGCGAGCGGAAGGCTGTGATCGAGGGGGAGGAGGTGGTGATTCGGGACACGGTGTTGGTGGCGCGGAGGCGGTGA
- a CDS encoding putative quinol monooxygenase → MTTIDPAADVATLVNVFTVDPRRQRELVDVLTAATEEAIRHRPGFVSANIHASTDGTRVVNYAQWASVEEYQAMLADPGCREHMAAAAALASFDPHLYAVASVHHR, encoded by the coding sequence ATGACGACGATCGATCCGGCCGCGGACGTCGCGACGCTGGTCAACGTGTTCACCGTCGACCCGCGGCGTCAGCGGGAATTGGTCGACGTGCTGACCGCGGCCACGGAAGAGGCGATCCGCCACCGCCCGGGCTTCGTGTCCGCGAACATCCACGCGAGCACCGACGGAACCCGCGTCGTCAACTACGCGCAGTGGGCGAGTGTCGAGGAGTACCAGGCGATGCTCGCCGATCCCGGCTGCCGGGAGCACATGGCCGCGGCGGCCGCGCTGGCGAGCTTCGACCCGCACCTGTACGCGGTGGCCTCGGTCCACCACCGCTGA
- a CDS encoding MarR family winged helix-turn-helix transcriptional regulator: MSQAETTARPGYLVKRTQQALRQACDESLRPIGLSMSQYAVLRALADHPGASSAELARQCFVTRQSLRDVLSGLRTANLVTVAEKASTGRARPVTLTRAGLAQLEAAEQVVFDAEDRMLTGLSPTERRRLADLLRKCAENLDS, from the coding sequence ATGAGTCAAGCTGAAACCACGGCCCGGCCCGGTTACCTGGTCAAGCGCACGCAGCAGGCGCTGCGCCAAGCGTGCGACGAGAGCCTGCGGCCGATCGGGCTGTCGATGTCGCAGTACGCGGTGCTGCGCGCGCTGGCCGACCACCCCGGCGCCTCGTCGGCCGAGTTGGCACGGCAGTGCTTCGTCACCCGCCAGTCGCTGCGGGACGTCCTCAGCGGACTGCGCACGGCGAACCTCGTGACCGTGGCCGAGAAGGCTTCGACCGGCCGCGCGCGGCCGGTGACCCTGACCCGCGCCGGCCTCGCCCAACTCGAAGCCGCCGAGCAGGTGGTCTTCGACGCCGAGGACCGCATGCTGACGGGCTTGTCCCCCACGGAGCGCCGACGGCTGGCCGATCTGCTGCGCAAGTGCGCGGAAAACCTCGACAGCTGA
- a CDS encoding chitinase, with product MRLPSPRRLLAALGGVLAVAAGVAATPAGASVTAAGSPVPVAPYVDMGAWPTPVLSAMSSKGGVKGFTLGFVTGAGCKASWFNAYDPRSAWQAAEIAKIRSAGGDVKVSFGGASGIELAQACTSVSALAAEYDAVVKAYGLKYIDLDIEGAAVADTASIQRRSQALKTVQDNNPGLKISLTLPVLPNGLDSNGVGVVNAAKAAGVNLDLVNVMAMDYYQGAGDQGAKAISAARATQVQVKSLFGLSDSAAWKKVGLTPMLGVNDSQNEIFYQKDATAVVNFAKSVHLGMLSFWEAGRDANACNGALYRCTNITQQPYEFSKIFSGYTG from the coding sequence ATGAGGCTCCCCTCTCCCCGCAGGTTGCTCGCCGCGCTGGGTGGCGTGCTGGCCGTCGCCGCCGGGGTGGCGGCCACGCCGGCCGGTGCGAGTGTCACCGCGGCCGGCTCGCCCGTGCCGGTCGCGCCGTATGTCGACATGGGGGCGTGGCCGACGCCCGTGCTGTCGGCCATGTCGTCGAAGGGTGGTGTGAAGGGCTTCACGCTCGGGTTCGTCACCGGCGCCGGCTGCAAGGCCAGCTGGTTCAACGCCTACGACCCGCGCTCGGCGTGGCAAGCGGCCGAGATCGCGAAGATCCGGTCCGCCGGTGGCGACGTGAAGGTGTCCTTCGGTGGCGCGTCGGGCATCGAACTAGCGCAGGCGTGTACCAGCGTGTCCGCGCTCGCGGCCGAGTACGACGCGGTCGTGAAGGCCTACGGTCTCAAGTACATCGACCTCGACATCGAGGGCGCGGCCGTCGCCGACACCGCGTCGATCCAGCGGCGCTCGCAGGCGTTGAAGACCGTGCAGGACAACAACCCCGGCCTGAAGATCTCGCTGACGCTGCCGGTGCTGCCGAACGGTCTCGACTCCAACGGCGTGGGCGTCGTCAACGCCGCCAAGGCCGCGGGCGTGAACCTCGATCTGGTCAACGTCATGGCGATGGACTACTACCAGGGCGCCGGCGACCAGGGCGCGAAGGCGATCTCCGCGGCCAGGGCCACTCAGGTCCAGGTCAAGTCCCTTTTCGGGCTCTCGGACTCGGCCGCGTGGAAGAAGGTCGGGCTCACGCCGATGTTGGGGGTGAACGACTCGCAGAACGAGATCTTCTACCAGAAGGACGCCACCGCCGTGGTGAACTTCGCGAAGAGCGTGCACCTCGGCATGCTGTCCTTCTGGGAGGCCGGCCGCGACGCCAACGCGTGCAACGGAGCGCTCTACCGCTGCACCAACATCACCCAGCAGCCGTACGAGTTCTCGAAGATCTTCTCGGGTTACACCGGCTGA
- a CDS encoding HAD family acid phosphatase, which produces MSRFPALLKLAAAAAIGATVVGGATALAGSDAVTAAHGREPANIGQVKNDVKAYYGDYLDAAGKHHYSDTSRFVTDTQRVVADAKHYLTQKLGKVKNPAIVLDVDDTSEITYGWEADNDFGFDPVKQQQAIDNGTFVANKPVLELANWAAQRGVKIYFLTGRSQPQGPQSLKNLANEGYPAPAGAFFKPAGTAPDYLPCGLTCTTIQYKSGTRAHIQATGAHIVLNLGDQFSDLEGGYADHPVKLPNPMYYLP; this is translated from the coding sequence GTGTCTCGTTTTCCCGCTCTGCTCAAGCTCGCCGCCGCAGCCGCGATCGGCGCCACCGTCGTGGGTGGTGCGACCGCGCTGGCCGGTTCCGACGCCGTGACCGCCGCCCACGGGCGTGAGCCGGCGAACATCGGCCAGGTCAAGAACGACGTGAAGGCCTACTACGGCGACTACCTCGACGCGGCGGGCAAGCACCACTACTCCGACACCAGCAGGTTCGTCACCGACACCCAGCGCGTGGTCGCCGACGCGAAGCACTACCTCACGCAGAAGCTGGGCAAGGTCAAGAACCCGGCGATCGTGCTCGACGTCGACGACACCTCGGAGATCACCTACGGCTGGGAGGCCGACAACGACTTCGGCTTCGACCCGGTGAAGCAGCAGCAGGCGATCGACAACGGCACGTTCGTGGCCAACAAGCCCGTGCTGGAGCTGGCGAACTGGGCGGCGCAGCGTGGCGTGAAGATCTACTTCCTCACCGGGCGCAGCCAGCCGCAGGGTCCACAGTCGCTGAAGAACCTCGCCAACGAGGGGTACCCGGCTCCCGCGGGCGCGTTCTTCAAGCCGGCCGGCACGGCGCCGGACTACCTGCCGTGCGGCCTGACCTGCACGACGATCCAGTACAAGTCCGGCACGCGCGCCCACATCCAGGCGACGGGCGCGCACATCGTGCTCAACCTCGGTGACCAGTTCAGCGACCTCGAGGGTGGGTACGCCGACCACCCGGTGAAGCTGCCGAACCCGATGTACTACCTGCCTTGA
- a CDS encoding class I SAM-dependent methyltransferase: MAYGFSLDDVAFLRSAAGRAALAEGAALPLTDASRLTDVAAVRRSVGERFAAAVLETVVLRRKSAGKLAGADEWLFTGDALQQASATLVARHRAARLAGRDVHDVTCSVGADLVELARVAKRTLGSDVDRVRLEMARHNASAAGVLAGLVQADALRPASRDTVVVADPARRDSAGRRTWKPADFAPPLDGLVDAYPGRPLSVKCAPGLDFTIVPWADEVELVSLDGAVREACLWRGLGNGVARRATVLRSDGTQWTVVDTDPDELPSRSPGEWLVDPDGAVVRAGLVRHYAARHGLWQLDERIAYLTGDTPPPGVRAFRVLEHGPYSEKALRASLKRLDVGRLEILVRGLDVDPDALRRRLKPRGHEESTVVLTRIGRSPVAFVCRAERIRSEGSPDEIVGVDFGRS, from the coding sequence TTGGCCTACGGTTTCTCGCTCGACGACGTCGCCTTCCTGCGCTCCGCCGCCGGACGGGCGGCGCTCGCCGAGGGCGCGGCGCTGCCGCTGACCGACGCATCCCGCCTCACCGACGTCGCCGCTGTGCGGCGTTCGGTAGGTGAGCGGTTCGCCGCCGCGGTCCTGGAAACGGTGGTGCTGCGGCGGAAATCGGCCGGCAAGCTCGCGGGTGCCGATGAGTGGCTCTTCACGGGCGACGCCCTGCAGCAGGCGAGCGCGACGCTGGTGGCGCGGCACCGGGCCGCGCGGCTGGCGGGCCGGGACGTGCACGACGTCACGTGCTCCGTCGGCGCGGACCTCGTCGAGCTGGCCCGGGTGGCGAAGCGCACTTTGGGGTCCGATGTGGACCGCGTGCGGCTGGAGATGGCGCGCCACAACGCTTCCGCCGCGGGCGTGCTCGCCGGGCTGGTGCAGGCCGACGCGCTGCGCCCGGCCAGCCGCGACACCGTCGTGGTCGCCGACCCGGCGCGGCGCGACTCGGCGGGCCGGCGCACCTGGAAGCCCGCGGATTTCGCGCCGCCGCTGGACGGGCTCGTCGATGCGTACCCGGGACGGCCGCTGTCGGTCAAGTGCGCGCCGGGCCTGGACTTCACGATCGTCCCCTGGGCCGACGAGGTCGAGCTGGTTTCGCTCGACGGCGCGGTGCGCGAGGCGTGCCTGTGGCGAGGCCTGGGCAACGGCGTCGCACGCCGGGCGACGGTGTTGCGTTCGGACGGTACGCAGTGGACGGTCGTCGACACGGATCCCGACGAGCTGCCGTCGCGGTCGCCGGGGGAGTGGCTCGTCGATCCCGATGGCGCGGTGGTGCGGGCCGGGCTCGTGCGCCACTACGCCGCGCGGCACGGCCTGTGGCAGCTCGACGAGCGCATCGCGTACCTCACCGGCGACACGCCCCCGCCCGGGGTGCGCGCCTTCCGGGTGCTGGAACACGGCCCGTACAGCGAGAAGGCCCTGCGTGCCAGCTTGAAACGACTCGACGTGGGGCGGCTGGAGATCCTCGTGCGTGGTCTGGACGTGGATCCGGACGCCCTGCGTCGCCGCCTGAAACCGCGTGGTCACGAAGAGTCCACTGTGGTGCTCACGCGCATCGGCCGGTCGCCGGTGGCGTTCGTGTGCCGCGCCGAACGCATCCGTTCGGAGGGTTCTCCGGACGAGATCGTTGGCGTAGATTTCGGACGCTCGTAA
- a CDS encoding class I SAM-dependent methyltransferase translates to MTSVTDPAPNPHATAEEVKAAYDDPKLANVLYHDWEAGTYDEKWSISYDERCISYATDVFTAVAGDDGQPYGHAMELGSGTGFFLLNLMQGGVAKKGSVTDLSPGMVQVALRNAENLGLDVDGRVADAERIPFDDNTFDLVVGHAVLHHIPDVRQAFGEVLRVLKPGGRFVFAGEPTKVGDFYARKLGQLTWYLTTRITKLPPLNGWRRPQSELDESSRAAALEAVVDIHTFDPSELEAMARGVGAQDVRAVTDEFSAALAGWPIRTFEAAVPQEKLTVRWRMFAYHLWLRLSALDKKVLSKVLPRELFYNVMITGTKRPS, encoded by the coding sequence GTGACCTCCGTGACCGACCCCGCGCCGAACCCGCACGCCACGGCGGAGGAGGTCAAGGCCGCCTACGACGACCCGAAGCTCGCCAACGTCCTGTACCACGACTGGGAAGCCGGGACGTACGACGAGAAGTGGTCGATCTCCTACGACGAGCGCTGCATCTCCTACGCCACCGACGTGTTCACCGCCGTCGCCGGTGACGACGGCCAGCCCTACGGCCACGCGATGGAGCTCGGCAGCGGCACCGGGTTCTTCCTGCTCAACCTGATGCAGGGCGGGGTCGCCAAGAAGGGGTCCGTCACGGATCTCTCGCCGGGCATGGTGCAGGTGGCGCTGCGCAACGCGGAGAACCTGGGCCTCGACGTCGACGGCCGCGTCGCCGACGCGGAGCGGATCCCGTTCGACGACAACACGTTCGACCTCGTGGTGGGCCACGCCGTGCTGCACCACATCCCCGACGTGCGCCAAGCGTTCGGCGAAGTGCTGCGCGTGCTCAAGCCCGGCGGCCGGTTCGTCTTCGCGGGCGAGCCGACCAAGGTCGGCGACTTCTACGCGCGCAAGCTCGGCCAGCTCACGTGGTACCTCACCACGCGCATCACGAAGCTCCCGCCGCTCAACGGGTGGCGGCGACCGCAGTCCGAACTGGACGAGTCGTCACGCGCGGCGGCGCTCGAAGCCGTGGTGGACATCCACACCTTCGACCCGTCGGAGCTCGAAGCCATGGCCCGCGGCGTCGGCGCGCAGGACGTGCGCGCGGTGACCGACGAGTTCTCGGCCGCGCTCGCGGGCTGGCCGATCCGCACGTTCGAGGCGGCGGTGCCACAGGAGAAGCTCACAGTGCGGTGGCGGATGTTCGCCTACCACCTGTGGCTGCGGCTGTCCGCTTTGGACAAGAAGGTGCTGTCCAAGGTGCTGCCGCGCGAGCTGTTCTACAACGTGATGATCACCGGGACCAAACGGCCGTCCTGA
- a CDS encoding enoyl-CoA hydratase/isomerase family protein, giving the protein MGEFVSLEVEGGVGTIRLNRPPVNALNNQVQAELAEAAREASDRDDVRAVILYGGEKTFAGGADIKEMAARTYPEIAKFGAELTASLARIAGIPKPVVAAITGYALGGGLELALTADWRVAGDNVKVGQPEIQLGIIPGAGGTQRLARLIGPSKAKELIYTGRFVKADEALKLGIVDEVVAPDDVYAAARKWAAQFVKGPAVALKAAKAAIDSGLDVDLATGLKIETQLFTALWATEDQKNGMTSFIENGPGKATFEGK; this is encoded by the coding sequence GTGGGAGAGTTCGTAAGCCTGGAGGTCGAGGGCGGCGTCGGCACGATCCGGCTGAACCGGCCGCCGGTCAACGCGCTGAACAACCAGGTGCAGGCCGAGCTCGCCGAGGCCGCGCGCGAAGCCTCGGACCGCGACGACGTGCGCGCCGTGATCCTCTACGGCGGCGAGAAGACCTTCGCCGGCGGCGCGGACATCAAGGAGATGGCCGCCCGCACCTACCCGGAGATCGCGAAGTTCGGCGCCGAACTCACGGCGTCGCTCGCGCGCATCGCGGGCATCCCGAAGCCGGTCGTCGCGGCCATCACGGGTTACGCGCTCGGTGGCGGCCTGGAGCTGGCGCTCACCGCCGACTGGCGCGTGGCGGGCGACAACGTGAAGGTCGGCCAGCCGGAGATCCAGCTCGGCATCATCCCCGGCGCCGGCGGGACGCAGCGGCTCGCGCGCCTGATCGGCCCGAGCAAGGCCAAGGAGCTCATCTACACCGGCCGGTTCGTGAAGGCCGACGAGGCGCTGAAGCTCGGCATCGTCGACGAGGTCGTGGCGCCGGACGACGTGTACGCGGCCGCGCGCAAGTGGGCCGCGCAGTTCGTGAAAGGTCCGGCCGTGGCGCTCAAGGCCGCGAAGGCCGCCATCGACTCGGGCCTCGACGTCGACCTGGCCACGGGCCTGAAGATCGAAACGCAGCTGTTCACCGCGCTGTGGGCCACCGAAGACCAGAAGAACGGCATGACCTCGTTCATCGAAAACGGCCCGGGCAAGGCCACTTTCGAGGGGAAGTGA